Proteins encoded together in one Hevea brasiliensis isolate MT/VB/25A 57/8 chromosome 16, ASM3005281v1, whole genome shotgun sequence window:
- the LOC110672441 gene encoding mitochondrial import inner membrane translocase subunit Tim13 → MDSFSSPSIGSGSSNMSTSDLMDQLKTQLAQAYAQEFLETVRGKCFDKCITKPSSSLSGSESSCISRCVDRYIEATGIVSRALFNAPH, encoded by the exons ATGGATTCTTTTTCGTCACCGTCAATTGGATCGGGATCGTCTAATATGTCAACCTCGGATCTCATGGACCAGTTGAAGACTCAGCTCGCCCAGGCTTACGCTCAGGAGTTCCTCgag ACTGTTAGGGGGAAATGTTTTGACAAGTGCATCACAAAACCAAGTTCAAGCCTGAGTGGGAGCGAAAGTAGCTGCATCTCCAGGTGTGTGGACCGTTACATAGAGGCTACTGGGATTGTTAGCAGAGCTCTTTTCAATGCACCACACTGA